In Gimesia benthica, a single window of DNA contains:
- a CDS encoding suppressor of fused domain protein: MDNAFDQQWGEALEERFGTIDDTLEIQSEGCPKIKIFYFEDLPKEGILTAVTCGLSNASHPNWIGGKPELIVSLDTSDKSWGFAAGYFASALFGKNTFSYGDIFKLDDPFSDESDMNVFLAFAPSFLDQENSTFNLPDRTIHLIGMYPLYDEEIEVYNQIGLKDFWHSEGFELYNPQRGKVHS, encoded by the coding sequence ATGGACAACGCTTTTGACCAGCAATGGGGAGAGGCTCTTGAAGAACGATTTGGAACGATTGATGATACTTTGGAAATTCAATCAGAAGGTTGTCCAAAAATCAAAATTTTCTATTTTGAGGACTTGCCAAAAGAAGGAATATTGACGGCAGTTACCTGTGGGTTATCTAATGCATCTCATCCCAACTGGATTGGCGGTAAGCCTGAATTGATAGTTTCGTTGGATACTTCTGACAAGAGTTGGGGATTTGCCGCAGGCTATTTCGCTTCTGCATTGTTTGGCAAAAATACATTCTCCTATGGAGATATTTTTAAACTGGACGATCCGTTTTCAGATGAAAGTGATATGAATGTATTTTTGGCGTTCGCTCCCTCATTTCTTGATCAGGAGAACTCTACTTTTAACCTTCCTGATCGAACCATTCACCTCATTGGAATGTATCCTCTCTACGATGAAGAGATTGAGGTCTACAATCAAATTGGGCTAAAAGATTTTTGGCATTCCGAAGGTTTTGAGTTGTATAATCCCCAAAGAGGTAAAGTTCATTCTTGA
- a CDS encoding S1 RNA-binding domain-containing protein, which produces MKNHDNSWIEVINTIKVGDILKVTVTKQRHFGFFVDIPDTKYEGLVEIMHIKNKKRVSPTDFPAIGSQIEAIVLGFREHNHQIALSIKPSDFTK; this is translated from the coding sequence ATGAAGAATCATGACAATAGTTGGATTGAAGTAATCAATACAATTAAAGTGGGAGACATCTTAAAAGTCACTGTCACAAAGCAGAGACATTTTGGTTTCTTCGTTGATATTCCTGACACAAAATATGAAGGCCTTGTCGAAATCATGCACATTAAGAATAAAAAAAGAGTGTCACCCACTGATTTTCCAGCAATTGGCTCCCAGATTGAAGCTATCGTTCTTGGTTTTCGAGAACATAATCATCAAATTGCGTTAAGTATAAAACCTAGTGATTTTACAAAATAA
- a CDS encoding leucine-rich repeat domain-containing protein: protein MTEEEIIKRLEQERVSCFPVKEDGSLFITMQGSEKSSDAIANICKQICKLERISKLDFSNTALRGSGLQELQGLPNVKYIDLSRTMIAGLDYKYLKSFPKLEELHCSPISRIDEAMVYIGQNKGIKNLGLFQVRISDMGFEALSDLKHLEKIDITGAPISKGFHALLNFKNLRELTISETQADDSTLEMIGHLLNMEELFFSHTLVTNEGFNFLGDLNNLTTLGFSGQRVTKDGVKQLVTGEVASSLTLFPRLDYIHFCDIPFDSESVKILATLKKVGHMNFDKSCPMSDSDKIFLKNSLPNCDIWF, encoded by the coding sequence ATGACCGAAGAAGAAATCATCAAGCGATTAGAGCAGGAGCGAGTCAGCTGTTTTCCAGTTAAGGAAGATGGGTCGCTTTTTATCACGATGCAAGGATCTGAAAAGAGTTCAGACGCAATAGCAAATATCTGCAAACAAATTTGTAAATTGGAGCGTATATCAAAGCTCGATTTTAGTAACACTGCATTGCGGGGATCTGGACTGCAAGAGCTACAGGGATTACCAAATGTAAAGTATATTGATCTTTCTCGGACAATGATCGCTGGTCTCGATTATAAATATTTGAAATCATTTCCAAAGCTAGAAGAACTACATTGTTCTCCTATAAGTCGTATTGATGAGGCAATGGTATATATTGGGCAGAACAAGGGGATCAAAAATCTGGGTCTCTTCCAAGTGCGAATAAGTGATATGGGTTTTGAAGCACTTAGCGATTTAAAGCATTTGGAAAAAATCGATATTACTGGAGCACCAATCTCTAAGGGATTCCACGCTCTTCTGAATTTCAAGAATCTGAGAGAACTAACCATTTCAGAAACACAGGCGGATGATAGCACACTGGAAATGATTGGTCATCTCCTGAACATGGAAGAACTCTTTTTCAGCCACACACTTGTCACGAATGAAGGTTTTAATTTTCTCGGAGACTTGAATAATCTAACGACACTCGGATTCTCAGGGCAGCGGGTTACGAAGGATGGTGTTAAGCAATTGGTGACGGGAGAGGTTGCATCTTCTTTGACGCTTTTTCCACGCTTAGACTACATCCATTTCTGCGATATTCCCTTTGATAGTGAATCGGTCAAAATACTCGCCACTTTAAAAAAAGTCGGCCACATGAATTTTGATAAAAGTTGTCCAATGAGTGATAGCGACAAAATCTTTTTGAAGAACTCGCTTCCCAATTGTGATATTTGGTTTTGA
- a CDS encoding cadherin repeat domain-containing protein: MVLKDWLYSLRLNFQFNPKRRVRRSLRRRKKLTHQHYATVQSLEQRQLLSGTNEPPEFDNGEMGYWWSVAEDTAVGSVIGTVSATDPESDSITYALTSGASIFSIDGSTGEITLIVSLDYETSEYASFGVSATDSEGNVANSWGEIAVTDVAESPAFNDGEMGYWWSLPEDTAIGSVIGTVSATDPQGSSVTYALSAGAETFSIDSTTGEITLIAPLDYETSQYASFGVTATDTDGNSTSSWGEINVTDVNEAPQFSNGEMGYWWSLPEDTPVGTIVGTVSANDPQGDAVTYELTSGSGTFAVDSSSGEITLITALDYETSEYASFGVKATDTDGNYSTSWAEVSVTDVVEAPIFSSGEMGYWWTVSEATTIGTVIGTVSANDPQGGSVTYEITSGSDTFAVDANSGEITLIAPLDYETSEFASFGVKATDADGYFATSWGEIYVEDAAESSGSGSSSGSSSASSSGSGSGSGSASGGTSSGSGSGTASSSGSSSGSSSGSGSNSAPVFSEGEMGYWWTVAEDAPVGSVIGTVSATDADGDEVSYALTSGAEYFAVDTLSGEITLIAALDYETSSFVSFGISAIDTAGNVATSWGEVTVTDVTESSGSGSASSSGSSSTSGSTSGSASGSGSSSGSGSSSSSTSGSTSGSSSGSSSNSAPTFSAGETGYWWTVAEDTSIGSVIGTVSATDPDGDGITYALTSGTNTFSIDSTTGAVTLVAALDYETSQSASFQVSATDSNGNIASSSVYVLITDVNEVPEFTDNRMGYSWNVAENTAIGSVIGTVSAIDPQGDSVTYALISGTQTFSIDSATGDVTLIAALDYEVSAVATFEVSATDVNGNSSTTWGNIFVENVSESSGSGSSSTSGSSSSSTSGSSSSSSSTSGSTSGSSSSSGSGGSSSSGGSSSSTSGSSSGSGSSSTSGSSSSSGGSSSGSSSGSGSSTMSGGSSGSGSSSSSGSGFVEEEAPQFSTNYQGEGYYYWKVSEDTAVGTVIGKVEATDAQDQVITFSLTSGTETFSIDSSTGEVTLIAELDYATAMYLVFSVQAIDTDGNISNAQVDVVVEQIQDAPQFGKTTNYLTVSEDAAVGTQIGVMQATDAQGDAITYTITYGGDTFGIDATTGVVTLLAALDYETSSFDLFAVQASDTNGNSTTIWTQVTIDDVENESHNNSSGSGSGSGSSSSSTSGSTSGSTSGSGSGSSSTSGSSTGSSSTSGSSSSSTSGSSSTSGSTSGSSSTSGSSSTSGSSSSSSSGSSSTSGSTSGSTSGSSSTSGSGSSSSSSSTSSSASSSGSGSSSSSGSSSASSSTSGSSSTSGSSSSSTSGSSSVSGSTSGSTSGSASTSGSSSSSGSSSSSTSGSTSGSTSSSASTSTSGSASTSGSTSGSSSSSTDGSGSTSGSTSGSSSGSASSSGSSSGGSGSSSGGTSSSGSGSGSSSGSNSGSGSSSGSNSGSGSSSGSGSASGSASGEDPYVDLIDAFNSGAEAASNAWNQAATTANSEHETQIDAAVSDYNTTFSNLLSAYETEIAAAENVFNTAVDTIISNTSNQIDADKQQAISDLAAAANAYNAAVAQANLDYPSVAAYLNNTSGSGSSSGSSSSSTSGSTSSSSSTSGSGSSSSSSSTSGSASGSASGSNSSSTSGSTSGSSSSSSSGSSSTSGSSSNSGSGSGSSSTASPFGSLVTVSADGTLSSNSTGNTYVDGSVNAWIDYNSNLIAASDAFDSAVTAAATTWIDSTSNNINGYVDSISASEDTYANSVGTAIISYVSGTFQAFSDFVDQRDSAVTTYNSTVTQAETAWVTRSVAAGKTYISTVNAAWGAYETTVVQAALDAKNLMEQAIYAYQDWYENEPYPHGYSGEDLDGDGIYEVPGGPDLATAKQHDLAVTIATINMDLQTKYANAKYTYVVAEWDAWLAFYTETTNADKEHDIAVRNAEKDYDIAVNTATASLDSRLASLNAAYGKALTDADVDYMIDITAAVSGFVTTQASNDANLTIANSNAGLAWLQAENNSWGALLNAESTSWYAYRRENSNATPNQIADTYEGEQYESAISNANITYGNTVNSIQTSFGISLIGTVSGATGGLSGASNTYAQSTANSGRNYSNGLKDASADLWGAKIAADEGLANAMASANADWDNAFISLWTSFRIGTANVSAALGKQRAALDRDAQIKTAQDHLDNVTNNSGDPDYYLDGNQYQNAFDFVGEAYYYANGLYLDFGIPLGSIVVEVQEWIDNLQGTTSGSGSSSGAGLTSDITSGSGTGSGSTSGETSNSGSGSTSSSGSGSSSGSSSSSGSGETSSGGTTEMETEPLGFVEAPPPPNPGLQPGGHPTWYHPGNLYRWLYTGDFNAPDEIYQDALNAGGESYAASAGVAHQALHVTGPLGIVTSTALEEIEGNALHNQVMQDAPPEPVRARGIALPLDPNEVNQLPEEAQEILIEGGADHVNKVIGQQRQQKQLPNANQQANNFIQAIRDYLPFTIIVAGFIEAANQDGDDGDSGPDEADADQLEELENKVNEPLDKAPTKLHAFGRSPKTENHPKDIRLDTDLGLPPDTPLDSDYPLPQPGEWPKGNSAFGNPDTAPLTGHYWKIDEGTELPSGLVVTPDGSDLGGPPDRFPTHHTIHPDRPMTIQEYIDLYRKIPWDYVKKK, encoded by the coding sequence ATGGTGTTGAAGGACTGGTTGTACTCTTTACGTCTAAACTTCCAATTTAACCCAAAGAGGCGGGTACGACGCAGTCTCCGTCGGCGTAAAAAGCTTACCCATCAGCATTACGCTACAGTCCAAAGCTTAGAGCAACGCCAGTTACTAAGCGGTACCAATGAGCCACCAGAATTTGATAATGGAGAAATGGGTTATTGGTGGAGTGTCGCAGAAGACACAGCCGTAGGATCTGTAATTGGAACGGTCTCAGCAACAGATCCTGAGAGTGACTCCATCACCTATGCACTGACATCTGGTGCCAGCATCTTTTCCATCGATGGATCTACTGGCGAAATTACCCTCATTGTAAGTCTCGATTACGAGACCAGTGAGTACGCATCATTTGGAGTTAGTGCTACCGATTCGGAGGGAAATGTTGCTAACTCATGGGGTGAGATTGCTGTAACGGATGTTGCTGAATCTCCGGCATTCAATGATGGTGAAATGGGGTACTGGTGGAGTTTGCCAGAGGACACTGCCATTGGCTCTGTGATTGGTACTGTTTCCGCAACAGACCCTCAAGGTAGTTCTGTCACATATGCATTATCCGCAGGAGCTGAAACCTTCTCCATCGATTCCACTACTGGAGAAATCACTTTAATTGCTCCACTCGATTATGAAACCAGCCAATATGCTTCGTTTGGAGTCACTGCTACCGACACTGATGGTAACTCCACATCAAGTTGGGGTGAAATCAATGTAACTGATGTAAATGAAGCACCTCAATTTTCAAACGGAGAGATGGGATACTGGTGGAGTTTACCAGAAGACACTCCAGTGGGGACAATCGTAGGAACAGTCTCTGCCAATGATCCACAGGGGGATGCTGTCACCTATGAACTAACCTCTGGAAGCGGGACCTTTGCTGTCGATTCATCCAGCGGCGAAATTACGCTGATCACAGCCTTGGATTATGAAACTAGCGAATACGCATCCTTTGGGGTGAAGGCAACGGATACGGACGGAAATTATTCCACCAGTTGGGCAGAAGTCAGCGTCACTGACGTAGTGGAAGCTCCTATTTTCTCTAGTGGGGAGATGGGCTATTGGTGGACAGTTTCAGAAGCGACGACGATTGGTACAGTGATCGGGACTGTATCTGCCAATGATCCGCAGGGAGGATCTGTCACTTACGAAATCACATCGGGCAGTGACACTTTTGCCGTTGATGCCAACTCTGGTGAAATTACCCTGATCGCCCCACTGGATTATGAAACGAGTGAATTTGCGTCATTTGGTGTAAAAGCTACCGATGCTGATGGCTATTTTGCCACAAGCTGGGGAGAGATCTATGTAGAGGATGCTGCAGAATCATCTGGGAGTGGTTCAAGCTCTGGTAGCAGTTCAGCATCTTCTAGTGGATCAGGCAGCGGTTCAGGATCTGCTTCCGGTGGAACTTCTTCGGGTTCTGGTAGTGGGACAGCATCATCCAGCGGTTCTTCATCAGGAAGTTCCTCTGGATCAGGTAGCAACTCAGCTCCAGTGTTCAGCGAAGGCGAAATGGGTTACTGGTGGACTGTGGCCGAAGATGCTCCTGTAGGAAGCGTAATCGGAACGGTCTCTGCTACAGATGCTGATGGAGATGAAGTATCATATGCATTGACTTCGGGAGCTGAGTATTTTGCTGTCGACACACTTTCAGGTGAAATTACTTTAATTGCCGCACTGGACTACGAAACAAGTTCATTCGTCTCGTTTGGCATTTCCGCAATTGATACCGCAGGTAATGTCGCTACTTCATGGGGAGAAGTAACTGTTACCGATGTAACTGAATCCTCTGGAAGCGGTTCTGCTTCATCAAGTGGCTCCAGCTCAACATCGGGCAGCACCTCTGGTTCTGCCTCTGGAAGTGGTTCATCCTCTGGATCTGGCAGTTCATCTTCCTCGACAAGTGGTTCAACATCAGGGAGTTCTTCAGGTTCGAGCAGTAACTCAGCCCCGACCTTTAGTGCAGGAGAAACTGGTTATTGGTGGACTGTCGCCGAAGACACTTCCATAGGCAGCGTCATTGGAACGGTTTCAGCCACCGATCCTGATGGTGATGGCATCACTTATGCTCTGACTTCCGGGACGAATACTTTTTCGATCGATTCCACTACTGGAGCTGTAACATTGGTTGCTGCTCTGGATTATGAAACCAGTCAATCTGCTTCGTTTCAAGTTAGTGCAACAGATTCTAACGGGAATATTGCTTCATCTTCGGTCTACGTACTTATAACCGACGTAAATGAGGTCCCTGAATTCACAGACAACAGAATGGGATATTCGTGGAATGTTGCTGAAAATACTGCCATTGGATCTGTTATTGGAACCGTATCAGCAATCGATCCTCAAGGCGATTCCGTTACATACGCACTAATATCCGGTACTCAAACTTTTTCTATTGATTCCGCCACTGGAGATGTGACGCTGATCGCAGCTCTCGACTACGAAGTAAGTGCTGTCGCCACATTCGAAGTGAGTGCCACAGATGTTAATGGAAATTCCTCAACAACTTGGGGGAACATTTTTGTTGAAAACGTATCTGAGTCATCTGGGAGCGGATCATCATCGACTTCTGGCAGTAGCTCGTCTTCCACCAGCGGATCGTCTTCATCAAGCAGCTCAACCAGTGGGTCAACATCAGGAAGCAGTTCTTCAAGCGGTTCCGGCGGAAGTTCATCGTCAGGTGGCAGTTCCTCATCGACCAGCGGGTCATCTTCGGGCAGCGGTTCTTCATCCACATCAGGTAGTAGTTCCAGTTCTGGCGGCTCTTCTTCTGGTAGCAGCTCAGGATCGGGAAGTTCAACGATGTCCGGTGGTTCATCAGGCAGCGGAAGTAGTTCTTCCAGTGGTTCAGGCTTTGTTGAAGAGGAAGCTCCCCAGTTCAGCACGAACTATCAGGGAGAAGGCTATTACTACTGGAAAGTGTCGGAAGATACGGCAGTGGGCACTGTTATCGGAAAAGTTGAGGCCACCGATGCTCAGGATCAAGTCATTACTTTCAGTCTAACATCAGGAACAGAAACGTTTTCCATTGATTCTTCGACTGGTGAAGTAACCTTAATCGCTGAACTGGATTATGCAACCGCCATGTATCTTGTCTTCTCTGTACAAGCAATCGATACGGATGGAAATATATCAAATGCTCAAGTTGATGTTGTTGTGGAACAGATTCAGGATGCTCCGCAGTTTGGTAAAACAACCAACTACCTGACTGTGTCTGAGGATGCTGCTGTAGGTACACAGATTGGCGTCATGCAAGCAACTGATGCTCAAGGCGATGCTATTACATATACAATCACCTACGGTGGAGATACGTTTGGTATCGATGCCACAACCGGTGTTGTCACCTTGCTGGCAGCCCTTGATTATGAAACCAGCAGTTTCGATCTCTTTGCAGTTCAGGCAAGCGATACCAATGGGAACAGTACAACTATCTGGACTCAGGTAACTATTGATGATGTCGAAAATGAGTCGCATAATAACAGCTCAGGTTCAGGTAGTGGATCTGGAAGCAGTTCTTCTTCAACGAGTGGTTCAACCTCTGGCAGCACGTCTGGTTCTGGAAGCGGTTCATCCTCGACCAGTGGCTCATCTACCGGAAGTTCGTCCACGTCTGGAAGTAGTTCGTCATCCACAAGTGGATCTTCTTCAACCAGTGGCAGCACATCTGGATCTTCATCGACATCAGGTAGTAGCTCCACTTCTGGAAGTTCTTCAAGCTCATCCAGCGGATCGAGTTCGACCAGCGGTTCTACATCGGGCAGTACGTCTGGCTCGTCTTCTACTTCTGGCAGTGGATCATCATCATCGAGCAGCTCTACTTCCAGTTCAGCATCCAGCTCTGGGAGCGGTTCGTCGTCATCGAGTGGCTCCTCTTCTGCTAGTTCCTCCACGTCTGGAAGTAGCTCAACATCGGGTAGTTCTTCCAGTTCTACGAGTGGGTCTAGTTCCGTAAGTGGTTCCACATCGGGTAGTACGTCTGGTTCAGCCTCCACTTCCGGCAGCAGCTCTTCCTCTGGAAGTAGTTCTTCTTCAACCAGTGGTTCCACATCGGGGAGCACATCCAGTTCTGCTTCAACATCTACTAGTGGATCGGCTTCAACAAGCGGTTCTACTTCGGGTAGCTCCTCCAGCTCAACAGACGGCTCAGGCTCTACGAGTGGATCAACATCTGGAAGTTCATCTGGTTCAGCTTCGTCAAGCGGATCTTCGTCAGGGGGGAGTGGTTCTTCAAGCGGTGGCACTTCCAGCTCAGGAAGCGGCTCTGGCTCTTCCAGTGGATCAAATTCGGGTAGTGGTTCGAGTTCTGGATCGAATAGTGGATCAGGTTCGTCTAGTGGTTCAGGATCAGCAAGTGGTTCGGCATCGGGAGAAGATCCATATGTAGATTTAATTGATGCATTTAACTCAGGGGCAGAAGCTGCGTCAAATGCGTGGAACCAAGCTGCCACCACTGCGAATAGTGAACACGAAACACAGATTGACGCTGCGGTATCTGACTACAACACAACTTTTTCAAATTTGCTAAGTGCTTACGAAACAGAAATTGCTGCAGCTGAAAATGTTTTCAACACCGCAGTAGATACAATCATATCCAATACAAGTAATCAGATAGACGCAGATAAACAGCAGGCTATTTCAGATCTCGCTGCAGCAGCAAATGCATACAATGCTGCCGTTGCACAAGCTAATCTTGACTATCCATCCGTGGCTGCCTATCTGAACAATACGAGCGGTTCAGGCTCGTCGTCTGGAAGTTCATCCAGTTCAACTTCGGGTAGCACTTCCAGTTCGTCTTCTACCTCTGGTAGTGGATCTTCATCATCAAGTAGTTCTACTTCCGGAAGTGCCTCTGGTTCCGCTTCCGGTAGCAACTCATCCTCGACGAGTGGATCCACATCTGGAAGTTCATCTAGCTCTTCAAGCGGTTCCAGCTCCACCAGTGGATCGAGTTCTAATAGCGGATCTGGTTCCGGAAGTAGTTCGACCGCTTCGCCCTTTGGAAGTCTGGTCACGGTTTCTGCTGATGGAACACTCTCTTCAAATTCAACTGGTAACACATACGTAGATGGGAGTGTCAATGCATGGATTGATTACAATTCTAATTTGATTGCCGCAAGCGATGCATTCGATTCTGCAGTGACGGCTGCAGCAACTACTTGGATTGATTCCACTTCAAATAATATCAATGGTTATGTAGATTCTATCAGTGCATCAGAAGACACTTATGCAAATTCGGTTGGGACGGCAATCATCAGTTATGTTTCTGGAACGTTCCAAGCATTTAGTGACTTTGTTGACCAGAGAGATTCGGCAGTTACAACATACAATTCAACTGTGACACAAGCCGAAACGGCATGGGTCACACGGTCTGTAGCTGCTGGTAAAACTTATATCAGCACTGTGAATGCTGCCTGGGGAGCTTATGAGACGACGGTAGTCCAGGCAGCACTTGACGCAAAAAATTTAATGGAACAGGCAATTTATGCTTATCAGGACTGGTATGAAAATGAACCGTACCCACATGGATATAGTGGGGAAGACTTAGATGGTGATGGAATCTATGAAGTTCCCGGTGGACCGGACCTTGCTACAGCTAAACAACATGATTTGGCAGTTACGATCGCAACGATCAATATGGACTTACAAACTAAATATGCAAATGCCAAATATACTTATGTTGTCGCAGAATGGGATGCATGGTTGGCATTTTATACTGAAACAACAAACGCCGATAAAGAACACGATATCGCAGTCCGGAATGCTGAAAAAGACTATGACATTGCGGTTAACACCGCGACGGCATCACTCGACAGCAGACTTGCATCACTGAATGCGGCCTATGGTAAAGCATTAACTGATGCTGATGTTGATTATATGATTGATATAACAGCAGCAGTATCAGGCTTTGTCACAACGCAAGCTTCGAATGATGCGAATTTAACGATTGCAAACAGTAACGCAGGCTTAGCTTGGCTCCAGGCTGAAAACAATAGTTGGGGAGCACTTTTGAATGCCGAATCAACATCGTGGTATGCCTATCGACGAGAAAATTCCAATGCCACTCCAAATCAAATTGCCGATACATATGAGGGCGAACAATACGAATCTGCGATCTCCAATGCTAATATCACATACGGGAATACAGTTAACAGTATCCAGACAAGTTTTGGTATCTCACTCATCGGGACAGTATCAGGGGCGACAGGAGGACTTTCTGGAGCAAGTAACACCTACGCTCAGTCTACGGCAAATTCGGGAAGAAATTATTCTAATGGTTTGAAAGATGCTTCTGCAGATCTTTGGGGGGCGAAGATTGCAGCAGACGAGGGTCTTGCAAATGCAATGGCATCCGCAAATGCAGACTGGGATAATGCTTTTATCTCTCTCTGGACCAGTTTTAGGATCGGAACGGCCAATGTGTCTGCGGCTCTTGGCAAGCAAAGGGCAGCTCTTGACCGTGATGCACAGATCAAAACTGCACAAGACCATCTCGACAATGTAACGAACAATAGCGGTGATCCTGATTACTATCTGGATGGTAATCAGTACCAAAATGCTTTCGATTTTGTAGGAGAGGCATACTATTATGCTAACGGTCTCTATTTAGATTTCGGCATCCCCCTTGGTTCTATCGTAGTTGAGGTTCAGGAATGGATTGACAACTTGCAGGGAACAACCTCTGGAAGTGGATCTTCTTCGGGGGCTGGTTTAACTTCGGACATTACCTCAGGGTCGGGTACTGGCTCAGGCTCCACAAGCGGAGAAACTTCAAACAGCGGTTCCGGATCGACTTCCTCTTCTGGTTCAGGTAGTTCATCAGGTAGCTCTTCCAGTTCTGGAAGTGGAGAGACGTCATCCGGTGGTACTACCGAGATGGAAACAGAACCCTTAGGGTTTGTTGAAGCTCCTCCTCCACCAAATCCTGGATTGCAGCCGGGAGGACATCCCACGTGGTATCATCCGGGCAATTTGTACAGATGGCTCTATACTGGTGATTTCAATGCTCCCGACGAAATCTACCAGGATGCACTTAATGCGGGAGGGGAATCGTATGCAGCTAGTGCTGGTGTGGCTCATCAGGCTCTTCATGTCACAGGGCCTCTTGGTATCGTGACATCTACAGCTTTAGAAGAGATTGAAGGTAATGCATTACATAACCAGGTGATGCAAGATGCTCCCCCTGAACCGGTGAGGGCGAGAGGGATTGCCTTGCCGCTTGATCCGAACGAGGTTAACCAGTTACCTGAGGAAGCACAGGAAATTCTGATTGAAGGAGGAGCTGATCACGTCAATAAGGTAATAGGCCAACAAAGGCAGCAGAAACAGTTGCCAAATGCAAATCAGCAGGCTAATAACTTTATTCAGGCAATTAGAGATTATCTTCCGTTTACTATTATCGTTGCAGGATTCATTGAAGCTGCTAATCAAGATGGAGACGATGGTGACAGTGGACCGGATGAAGCGGATGCTGACCAATTAGAAGAGTTGGAAAACAAAGTAAACGAGCCCTTAGATAAGGCACCAACAAAGCTACACGCATTTGGTAGATCGCCGAAAACGGAAAATCATCCCAAGGATATTAGGTTAGATACGGACCTTGGACTTCCCCCCGACACACCTTTAGATTCTGATTACCCATTGCCTCAGCCTGGTGAATGGCCAAAAGGAAATTCAGCATTTGGAAACCCTGACACAGCTCCGTTAACCGGTCACTATTGGAAAATTGACGAAGGAACTGAGCTTCCGTCAGGACTCGTGGTTACGCCTGATGGATCCGATTTAGGTGGACCACCTGATCGGTTTCCAACACATCATACGATACATCCAGATCGGCCAATGACAATCCAAGAATATATCGATCTTTACCGAAAAATACCGTGGGATTATGTTAAGAAAAAGTGA
- a CDS encoding ankyrin repeat domain-containing protein, whose product MTSIAFSAIRNKKPDALKIINSLDDINIREDDGTNLLHSAIAYDNAPIGLELIRRGIDVNAKTKKGDTPLHYCGTYQDLELTRAILDAGGDLSISDKFGRTTLWIAVQNPKRSYEYLRLLAEYGCAKYAHQKNKFGKSPFDVAKDRGDDEAIDIITSN is encoded by the coding sequence ATGACGTCAATTGCATTTAGTGCTATAAGAAATAAGAAACCAGATGCACTCAAAATAATTAATTCTCTTGATGATATAAATATTCGAGAGGATGATGGAACAAACTTATTACATTCAGCTATAGCTTACGATAACGCACCGATTGGACTGGAACTGATTAGAAGAGGTATAGACGTTAATGCAAAAACAAAGAAAGGGGATACACCTCTGCATTATTGCGGGACTTATCAGGATCTTGAATTAACTCGTGCAATACTTGATGCCGGAGGCGATCTTTCCATCTCAGATAAATTCGGGAGAACTACACTTTGGATCGCTGTTCAAAATCCGAAGAGATCATATGAGTATTTAAGGTTATTAGCTGAGTATGGATGTGCAAAATATGCACACCAAAAAAACAAGTTTGGAAAATCACCTTTTGATGTGGCCAAAGACAGAGGCGATGATGAAGCCATCGATATTATTACTTCGAACTAA